Sequence from the Flavobacterium sp. TR2 genome:
TAAAACCTTGAAGGAATGAAATCGGAGTTTACTTCCAATGCAACTCTAAAGCAAAACAAGTTTTCTCGTCTTTTGTAATGCTAAATGTTGCTGTTGTATGATCATCGTCTTCACTTTCGTGAATTACGACATTATCTTCAAGTGAAAGCTCTTTCATGAAATTCATTTCAAAGCTTTTTACTTCTTGTTTTATGATTCTTTTTGGATCGACATGATCAAGGCACCATTCCAAATATTTTACGTTATTTACGTGATTTACAATGTCTAAATCTGACAAATAAACTGTTTTCTCGAAAACGGCTTCCTTTTCGTGGTTGATATTTATCTTAGAAAAACCTTCTTCTGTCGCTCTTTTTTCTGGGAATAGTTCGAAATGCTCAAAAGGCAGTGCCAAAGCTTCTGGACGACGTGCTTTGGTATTAAAAACAGCCCAATAGGTTTCGCTTCCGACAATCTTTTTTCCGTTTACATACATTTCTAAGGCACGGACAGAACGCGAATTTTCTAAACTGTTAATCCATGTTTTTACGGTGACAACATCTTGCCATTTTGGCAATGCAGTAATTTCAACACGCATTCGGCTCAAAACCCATGCTTGATCAAATTCCTGCATATCAGAAAAGCTGATTCCGCCAACTTCAGAATGTGCAGCGGCGGTTAATTGTAAAAGGTTGCACAAATCGGTATATTTCAAGTAGCCGTTTGGCGTGCATTGTGTGAAGTTAATTTCCCAGTCTTTGCTTAAAACCGATGTGAAATTTGGAGATATTGGCATTGCTAATTTTAGATTTTAGATTTTAGATTTTCTTCGACGTAATGAATAATCTCATTTCTTTCGGTCGAATAATCAAACCATTTTGTGTTTTCGTTTCGTTTGAACCACGTTAATTGTCTTTTGGAAAATCTTCTCGTGTTCTTTTTGATTTCTTCTATTGCAAATGGCAAAGTGAAATCTCCGTCAAAATAACTAAATAATTCTCTATAACCCACGGTTTGAAGCGCATTTAACGCTTTGTTAGGATATAGTGCTTCGGCTTCTTTTAATAGTCCTTCATTCATCATAATGTCAACACGCTGGTTGATTCTGCTGTAAATGATTTCTCTGTCGGCATCTAAGCCAATTAGAATAGGAGTGAAGTTTCTGTTGTTTTTCTTTTGATTTAGAAACGAAGAATATGGTTTTTGAGAACCCATGCAAACTTCTACAAAACGCATCATTCGCTGTGGGTTTTGCAGCGTTTGAGGATTCTCAGCTGTTATTTTTTGATAATATTCTGGATCTAAATTTTTCAGTTGTTCCTGAAGATATTCAATTCCGAGTTTTTCGTAGTTTAAATTTACTTCAGTACGAACTTCTGGATCTATTTCAGGAAATTCATCAAAGCCTTTTAAAATGGCATCGACATACAAACCAGATCCGCCAATAAGAATTGCAAAATCATTGGTTTGAAACAGTTCATCGATTTTGGCTAAAGCTTCTTTTTCGTAATCGCCAACGGTGTAATTTTCAAAAATCGATTTATTTTGGATAAAATGATGTTTGGCGGCATTTAGTTCTTCTAAGCTAGGAACGGCGGTTCCGATGGTCATTTCTTTGAAAAATTGGCGACTGTCGCAAGAAACTATTTCGCATTTAAAATGTTGTGCCAAGGCAATGCTCAAGGCGGTTTTGCCTATAGCTGTGGGTCCGACAATGGTAATTAGGTATTTCATATTTTTTAGCCCAGATGGAAATGGAAACCCCGGACTTATATTTGTTGCATTTTTTTGGTATAAAAGAGCGACTGGAAGAAGCTTCTTTTATGCCTTAAAAAATTACAAATATAAGGAGGAGTTGGAATGTACAGCTGGATTGGCTTCTAAAAATTAATTGTTTGGCAGTTGAGTTCCGCATTCATAGCAATATTTGGCGTTGTCAAAATGAACTTGCGACTGACATTTTTTACATATTTTTCTGCCGCTTACTGCATTGTTTTTTAAACTGCTTTTGGCAAATTCGGCAGTTACGATTCCGGTCGGAACGGCTATGATTCCGTAACCTAAAATCATTACAAATGCAGCAATAAATTGGCCTAAAGGAGTTTGTGGAGAAATGTCTCCATAACCAACTGTGGTTAAGGTTACAATTGTCCAATAAATTCCCATTGGGATGCTGGTAAAACCTGATTCTCGTCCTTCAACCAAATACATTATGGTTCCTATTATAACGGTGCTGATTAGGACAAAATAAATGAAAACCAGAATTTTTTCTTTACTGGCTTCAATGGCTTCCTTTAATTGTAATGATTGGTGG
This genomic interval carries:
- the miaA gene encoding tRNA (adenosine(37)-N6)-dimethylallyltransferase MiaA, whose translation is MKYLITIVGPTAIGKTALSIALAQHFKCEIVSCDSRQFFKEMTIGTAVPSLEELNAAKHHFIQNKSIFENYTVGDYEKEALAKIDELFQTNDFAILIGGSGLYVDAILKGFDEFPEIDPEVRTEVNLNYEKLGIEYLQEQLKNLDPEYYQKITAENPQTLQNPQRMMRFVEVCMGSQKPYSSFLNQKKNNRNFTPILIGLDADREIIYSRINQRVDIMMNEGLLKEAEALYPNKALNALQTVGYRELFSYFDGDFTLPFAIEEIKKNTRRFSKRQLTWFKRNENTKWFDYSTERNEIIHYVEENLKSKI
- a CDS encoding ion transporter, translated to MKKTKSQYEIFREKVKIILYGTNTILGRMFDLVLLGLILLSVLLIMLDTVEGISAKYHDQLLICEWIITVFFTVEYILRIISIQKPVKYIFSFYGIIDLLAVLPMYLSIFFPSASILSIIRALRFLRLFKILHIPQINHQSLQLKEAIEASKEKILVFIYFVLISTVIIGTIMYLVEGRESGFTSIPMGIYWTIVTLTTVGYGDISPQTPLGQFIAAFVMILGYGIIAVPTGIVTAEFAKSSLKNNAVSGRKICKKCQSQVHFDNAKYCYECGTQLPNN
- a CDS encoding acyl-[acyl-carrier-protein] thioesterase, translating into MPISPNFTSVLSKDWEINFTQCTPNGYLKYTDLCNLLQLTAAAHSEVGGISFSDMQEFDQAWVLSRMRVEITALPKWQDVVTVKTWINSLENSRSVRALEMYVNGKKIVGSETYWAVFNTKARRPEALALPFEHFELFPEKRATEEGFSKININHEKEAVFEKTVYLSDLDIVNHVNNVKYLEWCLDHVDPKRIIKQEVKSFEMNFMKELSLEDNVVIHESEDDDHTTATFSITKDEKTCFALELHWK